The Maniola hyperantus chromosome 12, iAphHyp1.2, whole genome shotgun sequence genome has a segment encoding these proteins:
- the LOC117987257 gene encoding mRNA decay activator protein ZFP36L3-like — translation MADIILRAGDVGVEPTTHLTAEVAASRVPHPMCRLPRAACRVPPAACRLPLTRCGYEHPRLPPGAALAPVARLQAGLPPGAALAPVARLQAGLPPGAALAPVARLQAGLPPGAALAPVARLQAGLPPGAALAPVARLQAGLPPGAALAPVARLQAGLPPGAALAPVARLQAGLPPGAALAPVARLQAGLPPGAALAPVARLQAGLPPGAALAPVARLQAGLPPGAALAPVARLQAGLPPGAALAPVARLQAGLPPGAALAPVARLQAGLPPGAALAPVARLQAGLPPGAALAPVARLQAGLPPGAALAPVARLQAGLPPGAALAPVARLQAGLPPGAALAPVARLQAGLPPGAALAPVARLQAGLPPGAALAPVARLQAGLPPGAALAPVARLQAGLPPGAALAPVARLQAGLPPMGSSPTTTHRPTRRDATRRDATRRDATLRDTQIAYTTV, via the exons ATGGCAGATATTATACTACGTGCCG GGGACGTCGGAGTCGAGCCCACCACGCATCTGACGGCAGAAGTCGCCGCCTCCCGCGTGCCGCATCCCATGTGCCGCCTGCCGCGTGCCGCCTGCCGTGTGCCGCCTGCCGCGTGCCGCCTGCC TTTGACCCGATGCGGCTACGAACATCCGCGCCTGCCGCCGGGCGCTGCGCTCGCTCCCGTGGCTCGGCTGCAGGCAGGCCTGCCGCCGGGCGCTGCGCTCGCTCCCGTGGCTCGGCTGCAGGCAGGCCTGCCGCCGGGCGCTGCGCTCGCTCCCGTGGCTCGGCTGCAGGCAGGCCTGCCGCCGGGCGCTGCGCTCGCTCCCGTGGCTCGGCTGCAGGCAGGCCTGCCGCCGGGCGCTGCGCTCGCTCCCGTGGCTCGGCTGCAGGCAGGCCTGCCGCCGGGCGCTGCGCTCGCTCCCGTGGCTCGGCTGCAGGCAGGCCTGCCGCCGGGCGCTGCGCTCGCTCCCGTGGCTCGGCTGCAGGCAGGCCTGCCGCCGGGCGCTGCGCTCGCTCCCGTGGCTCGGCTGCAGGCAGGCCTGCCGCCGGGCGCTGCGCTCGCTCCCGTGGCTCGGCTGCAGGCAGGCCTGCCGCCGGGCGCTGCGCTCGCTCCCGTGGCTCGGCTGCAGGCAGGCCTGCCGCCGGGCGCTGCGCTCGCTCCCGTGGCTCGGCTGCAGGCAGGCCTGCCGCCGGGCGCTGCGCTCGCTCCCGTGGCTCGGCTGCAGGCAGGCCTGCCGCCGGGCGCTGCGCTCGCTCCCGTGGCTCGGCTGCAGGCAGGCCTGCCGCCGGGCGCTGCGCTCGCTCCCGTGGCTCGGCTGCAGGCAGGCCTGCCGCCGGGCGCTGCGCTCGCTCCCGTGGCTCGGCTGCAGGCAGGCCTGCCGCCGGGCGCTGCGCTCGCTCCCGTGGCTCGGCTGCAGGCAGGCCTGCCGCCGGGCGCTGCGCTCGCTCCCGTGGCTCGGCTGCAGGCAGGCCTGCCGCCGGGCGCTGCGCTCGCTCCCGTGGCTCGGCTGCAGGCAGGCCTGCCGCCGGGCGCTGCGCTCGCTCCCGTGGCTCGGCTGCAGGCAGGCCTGCCGCCGGGCGCTGCGCTCGCTCCCGTGGCTCGGCTGCAGGCAGGCCTGCCGCCGGGCGCTGCGCTCGCTCCCGTGGCTCGGCTGCAGGCAGGCCTGCCGCCGGGCGCTGCGCTCGCTCCCGTGGCTCGGCTGCAGGCAGGCCTGCCGCCGATGGGGAGCAGCCCAACAACAACACACCgcccgacgcgacgcgacgcgacgcgacgcgacgcgacgcgacgcgacgccacGCTACGCGACACCCAAATTGCATACACTACCGTTTAG